A single window of Drosophila suzukii chromosome 3, CBGP_Dsuzu_IsoJpt1.0, whole genome shotgun sequence DNA harbors:
- the LOC108012947 gene encoding uncharacterized protein isoform X5, with product MAALQRKLVHKQFNSPMGLYSQENVKATLNRELKAFGGEGIEVDDQITKPLNLANSAVLRAVEEEEQQAKSDFYPTERQSRRRQRGEGDALHHTLHQQLLDQIKTDYLSHQQDITIDRDTVLKINRLATKRHLLKRDHSWPPLEQDVASNAESQGHQISCNPSHSIEALREKFQSPTRIIEPTAKQVREQRQREGGSKERSKTPQRISGDRDLSEVFHQTPVSKGFSAPETKAADVDLGLVAPRCEYYEQLANKRPSTPTLPTPVAPYRPRPKRQAYSLDRGRSRKRTVGAPELPPPKPRTSKPKVQRRCIKLATEVKISYGHDGDSEEEPNSGQDVDLETLPLPPTPAAAQLNQAKTAGRGVIDNLAVKQQQQMALSLATNGSISQPNPNPNPNPLANTRIVPVRVETSSDQLKLSAQQIYDDACSYLQDHQEMEEERESPTYVSATGGIKLLQRQGSSSNAPTTPIPARPTPPPPVMRSKSGQDSLTKEKQTRRQGGIYRLETDTEKQHEAHVEIAQLEAKYAHIQQSIAEHLLQIDAYMENAKQALQRSAQTTPVPTPPPPPPPPPPPLIPARPISSGSNDSWDIFAHRQSPILAAESPLQAILRQIYTRAAGLPTRLSKEIKEETAAEEEAEESLTENVPIVERALEDLHKIAVALEQKPESADHMHVEIRTTPAVIEAEHVVIKDEDEEVDVDADVDVDMEYRHVSDVIANYEQLAKKEFEEWKEEQVGKKEMGEVKDVKEVPPKTELRKAIEEQLAKKELREANKVIPGEEKKISIKDDKQDEEPLTKKDIGKEELVKKAELQESKKELETSKTQADLPKTEEVMDKEKSCLHEETLTYCPVCDEMRCSPNNWAKLNKADQWRIANLQNESLKNYKATYEVRSPYISRQISWEDTQSAKENTPPEKLQRQRSFVEIVTTPATPDSPPPTPPPPPPPKKNHPTLQQPETEITWERSRSPSPLPSRKYPAPLIEAPQRSSSPYGLNPVQTKPPPSPVNLPVKYSHVPQLEGHNIGLLVKTATEPLQQSMSASSSMLAATPPATPRSAAKPSPFEFPSLESGDQHKFRSLASFDEVQRDFNVNRSFDNVSPRPYLGIEGYKRVAWPPASEERIIREFTPQPQTQSPAPGAGGYYPQAQAQAHAPAAAAPPQGPIYNNVQPRTTQAPPQNVYAPAPQQPTSQFPDSYPHHQQQQQQETQIPVQYTQAQFNRQRSREPVQVPAPTPDPASHPNYQSNYQPNYQSNYPQESVQAANNVGAGWKHIGAPLPKSRSEFTAGGGDYPPFQGSSQQQQQPSYQQPQQQQYGAPSYGGYPQQQQPQQPAAQWQQQQQQQVPQQQYQPQSQAQAPYQPPQWNQQQQQQQPPQQQQPSYQASPYPQQQQQQQQQPSYYPQQNGGSTYAQPPYNSYSQPQVPYSQDQTDLQQQQLPGAFAGQESYRGASPGIITLRKEAPVSQQPAPVYSSQPAAVSYQGGSKLRGDLKWPPPEYKEAAARENEERRQLALGPVCRPRRINRQDYTPFFAKHQLNNGYPSYKVPPGTQHIFG from the exons ATGGCCGCCCTACAACGGAAACTGGTGCACAAGCAGTTCAACTCGCCCATGGGCCTCTATTCCCAGGAGAACGTGAAGGCCACCTTGAACCGCGAGCTGAAGGCCTTCGGCGGCGAGGG GATTGAAGTCGACGACCAAATCACGAAGCCCCTGAACTTGGCCAACTCGGCCGTTCTGCGCGCCGTCGAAGAGGAAGAACAACAAGCCAAATCTG ATTTCTACCCCACTGAAAGGCAGAGCCGCCGTCGTCAGCGTGGCGAGGGGGATGCACTGCATCACACGCTGCACCAGCAGCTGCTGGACCAGATCAAGACGGACTATCTCAGCCACCAGCAGGACATCACCATCGATCGGGACACCGTGCTGAAGATCAATCGACTGGCCACCAAACGGCATTTGCTCAAGAGGGATCACAGTTGGCCACCATTGGAGCAGGATGTGGCTAGCAATGCCGAGTCCCAGGGTCATCAGATCTCCTGCAATCCCTCGCACAGTATTGAGGCTCTGAGAGAGAAGTTTCAGAGTCCCACAAGGATTATAGAACCAACGGCTAAACAGGTGAGGGAGCAGCGGCAAAGGGAGGGTGGCTCCAAGGAGAGATCCAAAACGCCCCAAAGGATTTCAGGTGACCGTGACCTATCAGAGGTTTTCCATCAAACTCCCGTCTCCAAAGGCTTCTCCGCTCCCGAAACCAAGGCAGCCGATGTGGACTTGGGTTTGGTGGCACCACGATGTGAATACTACGAGCAGTTGGCCAACAAAAGGCCCTCAACTCCAACTCTACCCACTCCAGTCGCACCTTACCGGCCAAGACCCAAGAGGCAGGCCTACTCCCTGGATCGTGGACGCTCCCGTAAACGGACAGTGGGTGCTCCGGAATTGCCACCACCCAAACCGAGGACTTCCAAGCCAAAAGTCCAACGCAGATGCATCAAACTGGCCACCGAGGTGAAGATCTCCTATGGCCACGACGGCGACAGCGAGGAGGAGCCCAATTCTGGGCAAGATGTGGACTTGGAGACCTTGCCGCTGCCGCCGACACCAGCTGCTGCGCAACTCAATCAGGCGAAGACAGCGGGCCGAGGGGTAATTGACAACCTGGCAgttaagcagcagcagcagatggccctTTCTTTGGCCACAAATGGGAGCATTAGCCAGCCGAATCCGAACCCAAATCCAAATCCCTTGGCCAACACTCGTATTGTGCCCGTTCGCGTGGAAACCTCGTCGGATCAGCTGAAGCTGAGTGCCCAGCAGATCTACGACGACGCCTGTTCGTATCTGCAGGATCACCAGGAGATGGAGGAGGAGCGGGAGAGTCCCACCTATGTGAGTGCCACCGGTGGCATCAAGTTGCTCCAGCGACAGGGCAGCAGCTCAAACGCGCCAACCACTCCAATTCCAGCGCGACCCACTCCACCGCCACCCGTGATGCGTTCCAAGTCTGGCCAGGATTCCCTCACCAAGGAGAAGCAAACGAGGAGGCAGGGCGGCATCTACCGACTGGAGACCGACACGGAGAAGCAGCACGAGGCCCATGTGGAGATTGCCCAGCTGGAGGCGAAATATGCCCACATACAGCAGTCCATAGCGGAGCACTTGCTCCAGATCGATGCCTATATGGAGAATGCCAAGCAGGCGCTGCAGAGGAGCGCCCAAACCACACCGGTACCAACTCCTCCACCGCCAccacctccacctccaccaccaCTCATACCAGCCAGACCCATTAGCTCCGGATCCAATGATTCCTGGGACATTTTCGCACATCGACAGTCACCCATTTTGGCCGCGGAAAGTCCACTTCAAGCCATACTTCGCCAGATTTACACCCGGGCAGCTGGATTACCCACGAGGCTCTCGAAAGAGATTAAAGAGGAAACCGCcgcggaggaggaggcggaggAATCCCTAACCGAAAACGTGCCCATTGTGGAGCGTGCTCTAGAGGATCTGCACAAGATTGCCGTGGCTCTAGAGCAAAAACCAGAATCCGCGGACCACATGCACGTAGAAATCCGGACAACGCCAGCTGTCATTGAGGCGGAGCACGTAGTCATcaaggacgaggacgaggaggtGGACGTGGAtgcggatgtggatgtggacaTGGAGTATAGACACGTATCGGATGTAATTGCCAACTACGAGCAGTTGGCCAAAAAGGAGTTCGAAGAGTGGAAGGAGGAACAGGTGGGCAAGAAGGAAATGGGGGAGGTTAAGGATGTTAAGGAGGTACCACCCAAAACAGAGCTACGGAAAGCCATAGAGGAGCAGCTGGCCAAAAAAGAGTTGAGGGAGGCTAATAAGGTTATTCCAGGGGAAGAGAAAAAAATATCTATAAAAGATGACAAACAGGATGAAGAACCTTTAACCAAAAAGGATATAGGAAAAGAGGAATTAGTTAAAAAAGCAGAATTACAGGAGAGTAAAAAGGAGTTAGAAACAAGTAAGACCCAAGCAGATCTTCCGAAAACTGAAGAAGTGATGGATAAAGAGAAGTCCTGCCTCCATGAAGAGACCTTAACCTACTGCCCAGTTTGCGATGAAATGCGCTGTTCACCCAATAACTGGGCTAAGCTCAATAAAGCCGACCAGTGGCGCATTGCCAACCTCCAGAACGAATCTTTAAAGAACTACAAGGCTACCTATGAGGTAAGAAGCCCATATATCTCCAGGCAGATCTCCTGGGAGGACACCCAGTCGGCCAAGGAGAATACCCCACCCGAGAAGCTGCAACGCCAGCGGAGTTTTGTGGAGATTGTGACCACGCCAGCTACTCCAGATTCTCCGCCACCAACGccaccgcctcctcctccgccaaAAAAGAATCACCCAACTCTGCAACAACCGGAAACGGAAATCACCTGGGAGCGGAGTCGTTCGCCCAGTCCGTTGCCTTCTCGCAAGTATCCTGCTCCTCTCATAGAAGCCCCACAGCGTTCCAGCTCACCTTATGGTCTGAATCCTGTCCAGACGAAGCCACCACCATCACCTGTTAATCTTCCGGTGAAATACTCGCATGTGCCGCAGCTGGAAGGCCATAATATTGGACTCCTGGTGAAAACCGCCACGGAGCCACTGCAGCAGAGCATGTCGGCATCCTCCTCAATGCTGGCTGCCACGCCCCCGGCCACGCCCCGTTCTGCGGCAAAGCCCTCGCCCTTCGAATTCCCAAGTCTCGAGTCGGGGGATCAGCACAAATTTCGATCCCTGGCTTCCTTCGACGAGGTGCAGCGGGATTTCAACGTTAACCGATCCTTCGATAATGTCTCGCCACGCCCATATTTGGGTATTGAAG GCTACAAGCGTGTGGCCTGGCCACCGGCCTCGGAGGAGCGGATCATCCGGGAGTTCACTCCCCAGCCGCAGACCCAGAGTCCAGCTCCGGGCGCCGGGGGCTACTATCCCCAGGCCCAGGCTCAGGCCCACGCGCCCGCGGCAGCTGCCCCACCCCAG GGACCCATTTATAACAACGTCCAGCCACGCACCACCCAAGCACCACCACAAAATGTCTACGCCCCAGCACCACAGCAACCCACCTCCCAGTTTCCAGATAGTTATCCGcatcaccagcagcagcagcagcaggaaaCGCAGATACCTGTGCAATACACACAGGCACAGTTCAATCGGCAGCGGTCGAGGGAACCCGTCCAGGTTCCAGCTCCAACTCCAGATCCCGCCTCCCATCCGAACTATCAGTCGAACTATCAACCGAACTATCAATCCAACTATCCCCAGGAGTCGGTGCAGGCCGCTAACAATGTGGGTGCTGGCTGGAAACACATTGGTGCCCCGCTGCCCAAGTCACGCAGTGAATTTACCGCCGGAGGAGGAGACTATCCTCCGTTCCAGGGATCctcgcagcagcagcagcagccatcCTATCAGCAGCCGCAG cagcagcagtacgGTGCTCCTTCCTACGGTGGCTACccgcagcaacagcaaccgCAGCAACCTGCAGCACAgtggcaacagcagcagcagcaacaggtgCCACAGCAGCAATATCAGCCTCAATCGCAGGCTCAGGCTCCCTATCAGCCACCACAGTGgaaccagcagcagcagcagcaacagccaccccaacagcagcagccatcGTACCAGGCTTCACCGTacccgcagcagcagcagcagcaacaacagcagccaTCCTATTACCCACAGCAAAACGGTGGCTCGACCTATGCTCAACCCCCATACAATTCTTATTCGCAGCCCCAGGTTCCGTACTCGCAGGATCAGACCgatctgcagcagcagcagctcccTGGAGCCTTCGCTGGACAGGAAAGCTACCGGGGCGCCAGTCCCGGGATCATCACCCTGCGCAAGGAGGCGCCAGTCAGCCAGCAGCCTGCTCCAGTTTACTCTTCGCAGCCTGCCGCCGTCAGCTATCAGG GAGGCAGCAAATTGCGCGGAGATTTGAAGTGGCCACCACCGGAGTACAAGGAGGCCGCGGCTCGCGAGAACGAGGAACGTCGCCAGTTGGCGTTGGGCCCCGTCTGCCGTCCCAGGAGAATCAACCGG CAGGACTACACACCCTTCTTTGCCAAACACCAGTTGAACAATGGCTATCCCAGCTACAAGGTGCCACCCGGTACCCAGCACATTTTCGGCTAA
- the LOC108012947 gene encoding uncharacterized protein isoform X6 — MAALQRKLVHKQFNSPMGLYSQENVKATLNRELKAFGGEGIEVDDQITKPLNLANSAVLRAVEEEEQQAKSDFYPTERQSRRRQRGEGDALHHTLHQQLLDQIKTDYLSHQQDITIDRDTVLKINRLATKRHLLKRDHSWPPLEQDVASNAESQGHQISCNPSHSIEALREKFQSPTRIIEPTAKQVREQRQREGGSKERSKTPQRISGDRDLSEVFHQTPVSKGFSAPETKAADVDLGLVAPRCEYYEQLANKRPSTPTLPTPVAPYRPRPKRQAYSLDRGRSRKRTVGAPELPPPKPRTSKPKVQRRCIKLATEVKISYGHDGDSEEEPNSGQDVDLETLPLPPTPAAAQLNQAKTAGRGVIDNLAVKQQQQMALSLATNGSISQPNPNPNPNPLANTRIVPVRVETSSDQLKLSAQQIYDDACSYLQDHQEMEEERESPTYVSATGGIKLLQRQGSSSNAPTTPIPARPTPPPPVMRSKSGQDSLTKEKQTRRQGGIYRLETDTEKQHEAHVEIAQLEAKYAHIQQSIAEHLLQIDAYMENAKQALQRSAQTTPVPTPPPPPPPPPPPLIPARPISSGSNDSWDIFAHRQSPILAAESPLQAILRQIYTRAAGLPTRLSKEIKEETAAEEEAEESLTENVPIVERALEDLHKIAVALEQKPESADHMHVEIRTTPAVIEAEHVVIKDEDEEVDVDADVDVDMEYRHVSDVIANYEQLAKKEFEEWKEEQVGKKEMGEVKDVKEVPPKTELRKAIEEQLAKKELREANKVIPGEEKKISIKDDKQDEEPLTKKDIGKEELVKKAELQESKKELETSKTQADLPKTEEVMDKEKSCLHEETLTYCPVCDEMRCSPNNWAKLNKADQWRIANLQNESLKNYKATYEVRSPYISRQISWEDTQSAKENTPPEKLQRQRSFVEIVTTPATPDSPPPTPPPPPPPKKNHPTLQQPETEITWERSRSPSPLPSRKYPAPLIEAPQRSSSPYGLNPVQTKPPPSPVNLPVKYSHVPQLEGHNIGLLVKTATEPLQQSMSASSSMLAATPPATPRSAAKPSPFEFPSLESGDQHKFRSLASFDEVQRDFNVNRSFDNVSPRPYLGIEGYKRVAWPPASEERIIREFTPQPQTQSPAPGAGGYYPQAQAQAHAPAAAAPPQGPIYNNVQPRTTQAPPQNVYAPAPQQPTSQFPDSYPHHQQQQQQETQIPVQYTQAQFNRQRSREPVQVPAPTPDPASHPNYQSNYQPNYQSNYPQESVQAANNVGAGWKHIGAPLPKSRSEFTAGGGDYPPFQGSSQQQQQPSYQQPQQQQYGAPSYGGYPQQQQPQQPAAQWQQQQQQQVPQQQYQPQSQAQAPYQPPQWNQQQQQQQPPQQQQPSYQASPYPQQQQQQQQQPSYYPQQNGGSTYAQPPYNSYSQPQVPYSQDQTDLQQQQLPGAFAGQESYRGASPGIITLRKEAPVSQQPAPVYSSQPAAVSYQGGSKLRGDLKWPPPEYKEAAARENEERRQLALGPVCRPRRINRDYTPFFAKHQLNNGYPSYKVPPGTQHIFG; from the exons ATGGCCGCCCTACAACGGAAACTGGTGCACAAGCAGTTCAACTCGCCCATGGGCCTCTATTCCCAGGAGAACGTGAAGGCCACCTTGAACCGCGAGCTGAAGGCCTTCGGCGGCGAGGG GATTGAAGTCGACGACCAAATCACGAAGCCCCTGAACTTGGCCAACTCGGCCGTTCTGCGCGCCGTCGAAGAGGAAGAACAACAAGCCAAATCTG ATTTCTACCCCACTGAAAGGCAGAGCCGCCGTCGTCAGCGTGGCGAGGGGGATGCACTGCATCACACGCTGCACCAGCAGCTGCTGGACCAGATCAAGACGGACTATCTCAGCCACCAGCAGGACATCACCATCGATCGGGACACCGTGCTGAAGATCAATCGACTGGCCACCAAACGGCATTTGCTCAAGAGGGATCACAGTTGGCCACCATTGGAGCAGGATGTGGCTAGCAATGCCGAGTCCCAGGGTCATCAGATCTCCTGCAATCCCTCGCACAGTATTGAGGCTCTGAGAGAGAAGTTTCAGAGTCCCACAAGGATTATAGAACCAACGGCTAAACAGGTGAGGGAGCAGCGGCAAAGGGAGGGTGGCTCCAAGGAGAGATCCAAAACGCCCCAAAGGATTTCAGGTGACCGTGACCTATCAGAGGTTTTCCATCAAACTCCCGTCTCCAAAGGCTTCTCCGCTCCCGAAACCAAGGCAGCCGATGTGGACTTGGGTTTGGTGGCACCACGATGTGAATACTACGAGCAGTTGGCCAACAAAAGGCCCTCAACTCCAACTCTACCCACTCCAGTCGCACCTTACCGGCCAAGACCCAAGAGGCAGGCCTACTCCCTGGATCGTGGACGCTCCCGTAAACGGACAGTGGGTGCTCCGGAATTGCCACCACCCAAACCGAGGACTTCCAAGCCAAAAGTCCAACGCAGATGCATCAAACTGGCCACCGAGGTGAAGATCTCCTATGGCCACGACGGCGACAGCGAGGAGGAGCCCAATTCTGGGCAAGATGTGGACTTGGAGACCTTGCCGCTGCCGCCGACACCAGCTGCTGCGCAACTCAATCAGGCGAAGACAGCGGGCCGAGGGGTAATTGACAACCTGGCAgttaagcagcagcagcagatggccctTTCTTTGGCCACAAATGGGAGCATTAGCCAGCCGAATCCGAACCCAAATCCAAATCCCTTGGCCAACACTCGTATTGTGCCCGTTCGCGTGGAAACCTCGTCGGATCAGCTGAAGCTGAGTGCCCAGCAGATCTACGACGACGCCTGTTCGTATCTGCAGGATCACCAGGAGATGGAGGAGGAGCGGGAGAGTCCCACCTATGTGAGTGCCACCGGTGGCATCAAGTTGCTCCAGCGACAGGGCAGCAGCTCAAACGCGCCAACCACTCCAATTCCAGCGCGACCCACTCCACCGCCACCCGTGATGCGTTCCAAGTCTGGCCAGGATTCCCTCACCAAGGAGAAGCAAACGAGGAGGCAGGGCGGCATCTACCGACTGGAGACCGACACGGAGAAGCAGCACGAGGCCCATGTGGAGATTGCCCAGCTGGAGGCGAAATATGCCCACATACAGCAGTCCATAGCGGAGCACTTGCTCCAGATCGATGCCTATATGGAGAATGCCAAGCAGGCGCTGCAGAGGAGCGCCCAAACCACACCGGTACCAACTCCTCCACCGCCAccacctccacctccaccaccaCTCATACCAGCCAGACCCATTAGCTCCGGATCCAATGATTCCTGGGACATTTTCGCACATCGACAGTCACCCATTTTGGCCGCGGAAAGTCCACTTCAAGCCATACTTCGCCAGATTTACACCCGGGCAGCTGGATTACCCACGAGGCTCTCGAAAGAGATTAAAGAGGAAACCGCcgcggaggaggaggcggaggAATCCCTAACCGAAAACGTGCCCATTGTGGAGCGTGCTCTAGAGGATCTGCACAAGATTGCCGTGGCTCTAGAGCAAAAACCAGAATCCGCGGACCACATGCACGTAGAAATCCGGACAACGCCAGCTGTCATTGAGGCGGAGCACGTAGTCATcaaggacgaggacgaggaggtGGACGTGGAtgcggatgtggatgtggacaTGGAGTATAGACACGTATCGGATGTAATTGCCAACTACGAGCAGTTGGCCAAAAAGGAGTTCGAAGAGTGGAAGGAGGAACAGGTGGGCAAGAAGGAAATGGGGGAGGTTAAGGATGTTAAGGAGGTACCACCCAAAACAGAGCTACGGAAAGCCATAGAGGAGCAGCTGGCCAAAAAAGAGTTGAGGGAGGCTAATAAGGTTATTCCAGGGGAAGAGAAAAAAATATCTATAAAAGATGACAAACAGGATGAAGAACCTTTAACCAAAAAGGATATAGGAAAAGAGGAATTAGTTAAAAAAGCAGAATTACAGGAGAGTAAAAAGGAGTTAGAAACAAGTAAGACCCAAGCAGATCTTCCGAAAACTGAAGAAGTGATGGATAAAGAGAAGTCCTGCCTCCATGAAGAGACCTTAACCTACTGCCCAGTTTGCGATGAAATGCGCTGTTCACCCAATAACTGGGCTAAGCTCAATAAAGCCGACCAGTGGCGCATTGCCAACCTCCAGAACGAATCTTTAAAGAACTACAAGGCTACCTATGAGGTAAGAAGCCCATATATCTCCAGGCAGATCTCCTGGGAGGACACCCAGTCGGCCAAGGAGAATACCCCACCCGAGAAGCTGCAACGCCAGCGGAGTTTTGTGGAGATTGTGACCACGCCAGCTACTCCAGATTCTCCGCCACCAACGccaccgcctcctcctccgccaaAAAAGAATCACCCAACTCTGCAACAACCGGAAACGGAAATCACCTGGGAGCGGAGTCGTTCGCCCAGTCCGTTGCCTTCTCGCAAGTATCCTGCTCCTCTCATAGAAGCCCCACAGCGTTCCAGCTCACCTTATGGTCTGAATCCTGTCCAGACGAAGCCACCACCATCACCTGTTAATCTTCCGGTGAAATACTCGCATGTGCCGCAGCTGGAAGGCCATAATATTGGACTCCTGGTGAAAACCGCCACGGAGCCACTGCAGCAGAGCATGTCGGCATCCTCCTCAATGCTGGCTGCCACGCCCCCGGCCACGCCCCGTTCTGCGGCAAAGCCCTCGCCCTTCGAATTCCCAAGTCTCGAGTCGGGGGATCAGCACAAATTTCGATCCCTGGCTTCCTTCGACGAGGTGCAGCGGGATTTCAACGTTAACCGATCCTTCGATAATGTCTCGCCACGCCCATATTTGGGTATTGAAG GCTACAAGCGTGTGGCCTGGCCACCGGCCTCGGAGGAGCGGATCATCCGGGAGTTCACTCCCCAGCCGCAGACCCAGAGTCCAGCTCCGGGCGCCGGGGGCTACTATCCCCAGGCCCAGGCTCAGGCCCACGCGCCCGCGGCAGCTGCCCCACCCCAG GGACCCATTTATAACAACGTCCAGCCACGCACCACCCAAGCACCACCACAAAATGTCTACGCCCCAGCACCACAGCAACCCACCTCCCAGTTTCCAGATAGTTATCCGcatcaccagcagcagcagcagcaggaaaCGCAGATACCTGTGCAATACACACAGGCACAGTTCAATCGGCAGCGGTCGAGGGAACCCGTCCAGGTTCCAGCTCCAACTCCAGATCCCGCCTCCCATCCGAACTATCAGTCGAACTATCAACCGAACTATCAATCCAACTATCCCCAGGAGTCGGTGCAGGCCGCTAACAATGTGGGTGCTGGCTGGAAACACATTGGTGCCCCGCTGCCCAAGTCACGCAGTGAATTTACCGCCGGAGGAGGAGACTATCCTCCGTTCCAGGGATCctcgcagcagcagcagcagccatcCTATCAGCAGCCGCAG cagcagcagtacgGTGCTCCTTCCTACGGTGGCTACccgcagcaacagcaaccgCAGCAACCTGCAGCACAgtggcaacagcagcagcagcaacaggtgCCACAGCAGCAATATCAGCCTCAATCGCAGGCTCAGGCTCCCTATCAGCCACCACAGTGgaaccagcagcagcagcagcaacagccaccccaacagcagcagccatcGTACCAGGCTTCACCGTacccgcagcagcagcagcagcaacaacagcagccaTCCTATTACCCACAGCAAAACGGTGGCTCGACCTATGCTCAACCCCCATACAATTCTTATTCGCAGCCCCAGGTTCCGTACTCGCAGGATCAGACCgatctgcagcagcagcagctcccTGGAGCCTTCGCTGGACAGGAAAGCTACCGGGGCGCCAGTCCCGGGATCATCACCCTGCGCAAGGAGGCGCCAGTCAGCCAGCAGCCTGCTCCAGTTTACTCTTCGCAGCCTGCCGCCGTCAGCTATCAGG GAGGCAGCAAATTGCGCGGAGATTTGAAGTGGCCACCACCGGAGTACAAGGAGGCCGCGGCTCGCGAGAACGAGGAACGTCGCCAGTTGGCGTTGGGCCCCGTCTGCCGTCCCAGGAGAATCAACCGG GACTACACACCCTTCTTTGCCAAACACCAGTTGAACAATGGCTATCCCAGCTACAAGGTGCCACCCGGTACCCAGCACATTTTCGGCTAA
- the LOC108012947 gene encoding uncharacterized protein isoform X19, which translates to MAALQRKLVHKQFNSPMGLYSQENVKATLNRELKAFGGEGIEVDDQITKPLNLANSAVLRAVEEEEQQAKSGYKRVAWPPASEERIIREFTPQPQTQSPAPGAGGYYPQAQAQAHAPAAAAPPQGPIYNNVQPRTTQAPPQNVYAPAPQQPTSQFPDSYPHHQQQQQQETQIPVQYTQAQFNRQRSREPVQVPAPTPDPASHPNYQSNYQPNYQSNYPQESVQAANNVGAGWKHIGAPLPKSRSEFTAGGGDYPPFQGSSQQQQQPSYQQPQQQQYGAPSYGGYPQQQQPQQPAAQWQQQQQQQVPQQQYQPQSQAQAPYQPPQWNQQQQQQQPPQQQQPSYQASPYPQQQQQQQQQPSYYPQQNGGSTYAQPPYNSYSQPQVPYSQDQTDLQQQQLPGAFAGQESYRGASPGIITLRKEAPVSQQPAPVYSSQPAAVSYQGGSKLRGDLKWPPPEYKEAAARENEERRQLALGPVCRPRRINRDYTPFFAKHQLNNGYPSYKVPPGTQHIFG; encoded by the exons ATGGCCGCCCTACAACGGAAACTGGTGCACAAGCAGTTCAACTCGCCCATGGGCCTCTATTCCCAGGAGAACGTGAAGGCCACCTTGAACCGCGAGCTGAAGGCCTTCGGCGGCGAGGG GATTGAAGTCGACGACCAAATCACGAAGCCCCTGAACTTGGCCAACTCGGCCGTTCTGCGCGCCGTCGAAGAGGAAGAACAACAAGCCAAATCTG GCTACAAGCGTGTGGCCTGGCCACCGGCCTCGGAGGAGCGGATCATCCGGGAGTTCACTCCCCAGCCGCAGACCCAGAGTCCAGCTCCGGGCGCCGGGGGCTACTATCCCCAGGCCCAGGCTCAGGCCCACGCGCCCGCGGCAGCTGCCCCACCCCAG GGACCCATTTATAACAACGTCCAGCCACGCACCACCCAAGCACCACCACAAAATGTCTACGCCCCAGCACCACAGCAACCCACCTCCCAGTTTCCAGATAGTTATCCGcatcaccagcagcagcagcagcaggaaaCGCAGATACCTGTGCAATACACACAGGCACAGTTCAATCGGCAGCGGTCGAGGGAACCCGTCCAGGTTCCAGCTCCAACTCCAGATCCCGCCTCCCATCCGAACTATCAGTCGAACTATCAACCGAACTATCAATCCAACTATCCCCAGGAGTCGGTGCAGGCCGCTAACAATGTGGGTGCTGGCTGGAAACACATTGGTGCCCCGCTGCCCAAGTCACGCAGTGAATTTACCGCCGGAGGAGGAGACTATCCTCCGTTCCAGGGATCctcgcagcagcagcagcagccatcCTATCAGCAGCCGCAG cagcagcagtacgGTGCTCCTTCCTACGGTGGCTACccgcagcaacagcaaccgCAGCAACCTGCAGCACAgtggcaacagcagcagcagcaacaggtgCCACAGCAGCAATATCAGCCTCAATCGCAGGCTCAGGCTCCCTATCAGCCACCACAGTGgaaccagcagcagcagcagcaacagccaccccaacagcagcagccatcGTACCAGGCTTCACCGTacccgcagcagcagcagcagcaacaacagcagccaTCCTATTACCCACAGCAAAACGGTGGCTCGACCTATGCTCAACCCCCATACAATTCTTATTCGCAGCCCCAGGTTCCGTACTCGCAGGATCAGACCgatctgcagcagcagcagctcccTGGAGCCTTCGCTGGACAGGAAAGCTACCGGGGCGCCAGTCCCGGGATCATCACCCTGCGCAAGGAGGCGCCAGTCAGCCAGCAGCCTGCTCCAGTTTACTCTTCGCAGCCTGCCGCCGTCAGCTATCAGG GAGGCAGCAAATTGCGCGGAGATTTGAAGTGGCCACCACCGGAGTACAAGGAGGCCGCGGCTCGCGAGAACGAGGAACGTCGCCAGTTGGCGTTGGGCCCCGTCTGCCGTCCCAGGAGAATCAACCGG GACTACACACCCTTCTTTGCCAAACACCAGTTGAACAATGGCTATCCCAGCTACAAGGTGCCACCCGGTACCCAGCACATTTTCGGCTAA